One Pirellulales bacterium DNA window includes the following coding sequences:
- a CDS encoding HAD family phosphatase — MPPAFIYFDLGNVLCFFSRPQEIRQVSQLSGVPEDKVKDVLIGSHAILWPYERGELNDEQFHAEFCRLTGSQPELAALLAADSEIFTLNTELLPLVANLEDSQIPLGLLSNICPSHWRTVTDGRYGILPGAFKKFALSYQIGVQKPDEKIYRRATELAGVPPQQIFFIDDIAKNVAAAQHFGWDAVQYTTPDALEQELHRRGVRCNF; from the coding sequence ATGCCTCCGGCGTTCATTTATTTCGACCTGGGCAACGTGCTGTGCTTTTTCAGCCGGCCGCAAGAAATCCGGCAGGTGTCGCAGCTCTCCGGCGTGCCGGAAGACAAAGTGAAAGATGTGCTCATCGGCTCGCACGCCATCTTGTGGCCCTACGAACGGGGCGAACTGAACGACGAACAATTCCACGCCGAGTTTTGCCGCCTCACCGGCAGCCAGCCCGAGCTGGCGGCGCTGCTGGCGGCCGATTCCGAAATTTTCACTTTGAACACGGAGCTCTTGCCGCTGGTGGCCAACTTGGAAGATTCTCAAATTCCACTGGGCTTGCTGTCCAATATCTGCCCATCGCATTGGCGCACGGTGACTGACGGCCGTTACGGCATTTTGCCGGGCGCGTTCAAAAAATTTGCGCTGAGTTACCAAATTGGCGTGCAAAAACCGGACGAAAAAATCTACCGCCGCGCCACGGAACTGGCCGGTGTGCCGCCGCAGCAAATTTTCTTCATCGACGACATCGCCAAGAACGTGGCCGCCGCCCAACACTTCGGCTGGGACGCCGTCCAATACACCACGCCCGACGCCCTGGAGCAAGAACTGCACCGCCGCGGAGTGCGCTGCAATTTTTAG